The Mycoplasma sp. 1654_15 genome contains a region encoding:
- the tig gene encoding trigger factor: MVKRELLAESSELKITVKPEENVWKKTQEKANKALIKNLKVDGFRKGSVPANIAKKYISEASILREAVSLIAPELETEARKNIIEDDNVLDSPIYKIEDISTSNLEISFLYPVYPTLNLPDYKHLKTKFIEPKVGKEDIDLQIQRLLETSAATQETDKPIKKRDIVNFNFKGFIDGQAFEGGEAENFDLKIGSGSFIAGFEDQLVGMKKGDKKEITVTFPENYHVTAYAGKEAKFKIKINQVNELVLPKLDEEFIKKLSLEDVKNEKDLRAYLEKLTFNEKLEQNRVIFQKESFAEIQKQVQIPISEKLLLNEIRRLEKLFENNLKSQGFTVKEYLEITKFTEEDIKLQMRTESINLLKNAFIYAEIAKLEKIFATAADYDIEYGKLAKFYGKSIEDIKKTFPLAQLQVNITNSKVLDKLIEYNSTKSSKVSSEKEVKTAKSADKKEVKQTKSNTESSVKKNTKKEATSQTKQPASKPASKKPVKK, from the coding sequence ATGGTAAAAAGAGAACTACTAGCTGAATCATCAGAATTAAAAATTACAGTTAAACCAGAAGAAAATGTTTGAAAGAAAACTCAAGAAAAAGCAAATAAAGCTTTAATTAAAAATTTAAAAGTTGATGGATTTAGAAAAGGAAGCGTTCCTGCTAATATTGCTAAAAAATATATTTCTGAAGCATCTATTTTAAGAGAGGCAGTTTCATTAATTGCACCTGAATTAGAAACTGAAGCAAGAAAAAATATTATTGAAGATGACAACGTTTTAGATAGTCCTATCTATAAAATCGAAGATATTTCTACTTCAAATTTAGAAATTAGTTTTTTATATCCTGTATATCCAACTTTAAATTTACCTGATTATAAACATTTAAAAACTAAATTTATTGAACCTAAAGTTGGTAAAGAAGATATAGATTTACAAATTCAAAGATTATTAGAAACTAGCGCTGCAACTCAAGAAACTGATAAACCTATTAAAAAAAGAGATATTGTAAACTTCAATTTTAAAGGTTTTATCGATGGACAAGCTTTTGAAGGTGGAGAAGCAGAAAACTTTGATTTAAAAATTGGTTCAGGAAGTTTTATAGCTGGTTTTGAAGACCAATTAGTTGGTATGAAAAAAGGTGATAAAAAGGAAATCACAGTAACTTTCCCTGAAAATTATCACGTAACAGCTTATGCTGGAAAAGAAGCTAAATTCAAAATTAAAATTAATCAAGTAAATGAGTTAGTTTTACCTAAATTAGATGAAGAATTTATTAAAAAATTAAGTCTAGAAGATGTAAAAAATGAAAAAGATTTAAGAGCATATTTAGAAAAATTAACATTTAATGAAAAACTAGAACAAAATAGAGTTATATTTCAAAAAGAATCATTTGCTGAAATTCAAAAACAAGTTCAAATTCCTATATCAGAAAAATTACTTTTAAATGAAATTAGAAGACTAGAAAAATTATTTGAAAATAATTTAAAATCACAAGGTTTTACTGTAAAAGAATATTTAGAAATTACTAAATTTACTGAAGAAGACATTAAACTTCAAATGAGAACTGAATCTATTAATTTACTAAAAAATGCTTTTATTTATGCTGAAATTGCTAAGTTAGAGAAAATATTTGCAACTGCAGCTGATTATGATATTGAATATGGAAAACTTGCTAAATTCTACGGAAAATCAATTGAAGATATTAAGAAAACATTCCCTCTTGCACAATTACAAGTAAATATCACAAATTCAAAAGTATTAGATAAATTAATTGAATATAATTCAACAAAATCTTCTAAAGTTTCTTCAGAAAAAGAAGTAAAAACCGCTAAATCTGCTGATAAAAAAGAAGTAAAACAAACTAAGTCAAACACAGAATCTTCTGTAAAGAAAAATACTAAAAAAGAAGCTACTTCACAAACTAAACAACCTGCTTCTAAACCTGCTTCTAAAAAGCCAGTGAAAAAATAA
- the cypl gene encoding ABC transporter thiamine pyrophosphate-binding lipoprotein p37/Cypl → MLKKLKNLILFTSIFTPAIFAISCGNTDKNEKPTPTPDPGTPVETPTPIVSPADWDKTITIGISQAWLNKKQGDAFPNKEKIGSFLQNFKAEFDRLKNADENAKNYPDVNFIVSPVQDSTILLTNLQTDNKNLDFGISASGKLVEFLKTNPDVVTPALETTTNSFTFDKEKEKFYVDGSETDPLVKIAKEINKIFVDTPYANWTDEDHKWNGSVYQTLYDPSVQANFYRGMIWIKGDETTRTNIKKAWNEKNWETFRNYGILHGKDNSSSKFKLEETILKNHFQGKFTTLNEDRTAHPDKYKLKSADTLGEQENFHIAFSEEGSFAWTHNKAETKPFLTKDNEKIEALIVTNPISYDIGIFRKSVNKLEQDLIVQTFINLAKNKQDTYGPLLGYNGYKKINNFQRDIVEVYEKAIK, encoded by the coding sequence TTGCTCAAAAAACTTAAAAATTTAATTTTATTTACTTCTATTTTTACTCCAGCAATATTTGCCATTTCTTGTGGAAATACAGATAAAAACGAAAAACCAACTCCAACTCCAGATCCTGGAACACCTGTTGAAACTCCAACACCAATTGTTTCACCGGCAGACTGAGACAAGACCATTACCATTGGAATTTCTCAAGCTTGACTTAACAAGAAACAAGGTGATGCTTTTCCTAACAAAGAAAAAATTGGCTCTTTTTTACAAAATTTTAAAGCAGAATTTGATAGGTTAAAAAATGCAGATGAAAATGCTAAAAATTATCCAGATGTTAACTTTATAGTTTCACCAGTTCAAGATTCAACAATATTATTAACTAATTTACAAACTGATAATAAAAATCTTGATTTTGGTATTAGTGCTTCCGGAAAACTTGTAGAATTCTTAAAAACTAATCCAGATGTTGTGACTCCAGCATTAGAAACTACAACAAACTCTTTCACCTTTGATAAGGAAAAAGAAAAATTTTATGTTGATGGTTCAGAAACAGATCCACTTGTAAAAATTGCTAAAGAAATAAACAAAATATTTGTTGATACACCTTATGCAAATTGAACAGATGAAGACCATAAATGAAATGGCAGTGTATATCAAACACTTTATGATCCTTCAGTGCAAGCTAATTTTTATAGAGGTATGATTTGAATAAAAGGAGATGAAACTACTCGTACAAATATCAAAAAAGCTTGAAATGAAAAGAACTGAGAAACCTTTAGAAACTATGGAATCCTTCACGGTAAAGACAATTCCTCAAGTAAATTTAAACTAGAAGAAACAATTCTAAAAAACCATTTTCAAGGCAAATTTACTACATTAAACGAAGATAGAACTGCACATCCTGATAAATACAAACTAAAATCTGCAGATACATTAGGAGAACAAGAAAATTTCCACATTGCATTTTCAGAAGAAGGTTCTTTTGCTTGAACACATAATAAAGCAGAAACTAAACCTTTTTTAACAAAAGACAATGAAAAAATTGAAGCTTTAATAGTAACAAATCCAATTTCATATGATATTGGTATATTTAGAAAGAGTGTCAATAAACTAGAGCAAGATTTAATTGTTCAGACTTTTATTAATTTAGCTAAAAATAAACAAGATACATATGGACCACTTTTGGGGTATAATGGTTATAAAAAAATCAACAATTTCCAAAGAGATATTGTAGAAGTTTATGAAAAAGCCATTAAATAA
- a CDS encoding HinT-interacting membrane complex lipoprotein P60, which yields MKKISKLKWLLTPAVGFSAITFISCSYNVESPERIEEDKKLQDKIVQRYVDNAFVETILAQRVYKIQPTAIASNFNDTNSEFFKDAQQAFNFYQNYQLKQDENFTYTTYSKLLKDQVLKSNDFRVLQEDLGSGNKFSTPSFKILYNNFDTGIAEIINKLLLTKHFLLGQEENDIKNSKIYKESTSDKASFTTKNIFESLDPSDKDFFLMKLLLEKQPAQVWKFESSDGLDLATFAATQVKDAKSFNSIVLADAKLDSKTTQKQENFEFLQANDSIDLHNLFGYQGILYNQGVSSRNDLDYSISHLQSEFKIKSGFLDANNNIFSQDQLSLFDKWNQVKLAPIKLKTTFDTNKEKEELSSSDIEIQADQNSLTYATYEVDKIYPSLVSSNKKSAQVVIKITIKSDNANLKDKSYFYTVTVDWNNKDNITYSPQINQDGQKLSQEIPASISSLSSDASKISISYVNKIVPLFDKVVKDDNKKETKRYFSLDNTPWSTLEQKEILAFSLFLADQNLIFNDVKTYFEDMGYIINVKDKVIKLEDSKDKKDNKK from the coding sequence ATGAAAAAAATAAGTAAACTAAAATGACTTTTAACTCCTGCTGTAGGATTTTCAGCAATTACTTTTATTTCATGTAGCTATAATGTGGAAAGTCCAGAAAGAATTGAAGAAGATAAAAAATTACAAGACAAAATTGTACAAAGATATGTTGACAATGCTTTTGTAGAAACTATTTTAGCTCAAAGAGTCTATAAAATCCAGCCAACTGCTATAGCATCTAACTTCAACGATACCAACTCAGAATTTTTTAAAGACGCACAACAAGCTTTTAATTTTTATCAAAATTACCAATTAAAACAAGATGAAAATTTTACTTATACTACTTATTCTAAATTATTAAAAGATCAAGTTTTAAAGTCAAATGATTTTAGAGTACTTCAAGAAGACTTGGGTTCAGGAAACAAATTTTCCACTCCTTCTTTTAAAATTCTTTATAATAATTTTGATACAGGAATTGCTGAAATTATTAACAAATTACTTTTAACCAAACACTTTTTACTAGGTCAAGAAGAAAACGATATTAAAAACTCAAAAATATACAAAGAATCTACTAGTGATAAAGCTTCTTTTACAACAAAAAATATTTTTGAAAGTTTAGATCCAAGTGACAAAGACTTCTTCTTAATGAAGCTTTTATTAGAAAAACAACCAGCTCAAGTTTGAAAATTTGAATCCTCAGACGGTCTTGATTTAGCAACTTTTGCTGCAACTCAAGTTAAAGACGCAAAATCCTTCAACTCTATAGTACTTGCAGATGCAAAACTAGATTCTAAAACTACACAAAAACAAGAAAATTTTGAGTTTCTACAAGCAAATGATTCAATAGATTTACATAATTTATTTGGTTATCAAGGAATTTTATACAATCAAGGTGTTAGTTCAAGAAACGATTTAGATTATTCGATTTCTCATCTTCAAAGTGAATTTAAAATAAAATCAGGATTTTTAGATGCTAACAACAACATTTTTAGTCAAGATCAATTAAGTTTATTTGACAAGTGAAATCAAGTAAAATTAGCACCTATAAAATTAAAGACAACTTTTGATACTAACAAGGAAAAAGAAGAACTTTCATCATCAGATATAGAAATTCAAGCTGATCAAAATTCATTAACTTATGCAACTTACGAAGTAGATAAAATTTATCCTTCCCTTGTTTCTTCAAACAAAAAAAGTGCTCAAGTTGTAATTAAAATAACAATCAAATCTGATAATGCAAACTTAAAAGATAAAAGCTATTTCTACACAGTAACAGTAGATTGAAATAACAAAGACAACATAACTTATAGTCCACAAATCAACCAAGATGGACAAAAACTATCACAAGAAATACCAGCAAGTATTTCTTCTCTTTCTTCCGATGCTTCAAAAATTAGCATTAGTTATGTAAACAAAATTGTTCCTTTGTTTGACAAAGTAGTAAAAGATGATAACAAGAAAGAAACAAAAAGATACTTTTCTTTAGATAATACTCCTTGATCTACTTTAGAACAAAAAGAAATCCTTGCTTTTTCTTTATTTTTAGCAGATCAAAATCTTATTTTTAATGATGTAAAAACTTACTTTGAAGATATGGGTTATATAATCAATGTTAAAGATAAAGTAATTAAATTAGAAGATTCTAAAGATAAAAAAGATAATAAAAAATAA
- a CDS encoding ABC transporter permease subunit has translation MIKENLFFEWIDKNNKKIKLKWKILILFLLFSLFVFSFYSLYEPINSGSTKIFTKNLKDLFTFSNYSKKYPSWSLWQLSWYYMFLTVRYCILGTTLGFIFAFFTSFISSNFQKYKAIRWSISAVVLFLKAFPISLFVYFFSVGFDKELAATLILFWFSWLWMHKYFFDFLNNLDLTTYKIMYMKTNDNFSSFRKTLLPYIINKYFMFFVYSLESNIRWTTIINAAGVIGIGLLLNDARDFSLGWSVVGFPLLVILITTIFFEFLSLFLNKVILNVKNLDYKNTSFLWLKLNFRRIFKWIFVLFFIAFNIYAIVQVSSFSTYPNHIKNFWQHFFSFKKEVFSSNKEDNPFYWILILIYQCVLSITIIAIVSLCFSILGNEKLNRWVQWVPLRFLNTLFRIIPTIIFIYLFSIFWIGTNIFLLTAIITALHKSTSLVKQLNESINSINWEIYKTLEIQGKSKFQRIIKFVIPSIKKDFYSFLLFYFENQVQTLILLGSVGGSLLGSKISIVGQAGERTEDIAQLFTYSWVSWIFIAIIQFLQFYFNLKVQNKKLVEYYFRKIFNNIKTKLT, from the coding sequence ATGATTAAAGAAAATTTATTTTTTGAATGAATAGATAAAAATAACAAGAAAATAAAATTAAAATGAAAAATTTTAATTTTATTTCTTTTATTTTCTCTCTTTGTTTTTTCTTTCTATTCACTTTATGAACCAATAAATAGTGGGTCAACAAAAATCTTTACAAAAAACTTAAAAGATTTGTTTACATTTTCCAATTATTCCAAAAAATATCCAAGTTGAAGCCTTTGACAACTAAGTTGATATTATATGTTTTTAACAGTTCGTTATTGTATATTGGGAACAACATTAGGTTTTATTTTTGCTTTTTTTACTTCTTTTATTAGTTCAAATTTTCAAAAATACAAAGCCATTAGATGAAGTATTTCCGCAGTAGTTCTTTTTTTAAAAGCCTTTCCAATTTCTTTATTTGTATATTTTTTCTCAGTAGGTTTTGATAAAGAATTAGCAGCAACATTAATTTTATTTTGGTTTAGTTGGCTCTGAATGCACAAGTATTTTTTTGATTTTTTAAATAATTTAGATTTAACTACATACAAAATTATGTATATGAAAACCAATGATAATTTTTCTTCATTTAGAAAAACATTATTACCTTATATAATAAATAAATATTTTATGTTCTTTGTTTATTCTTTGGAGAGTAATATTCGTTGAACAACAATAATCAATGCAGCTGGTGTTATTGGAATTGGTTTACTTCTAAATGATGCAAGAGATTTTTCTTTAGGTTGATCAGTAGTTGGTTTTCCGTTATTGGTAATTTTAATTACAACAATATTTTTTGAATTTTTAAGTTTATTTTTAAATAAAGTAATTTTAAATGTTAAAAATTTAGATTACAAAAATACTTCATTTTTGTGGCTAAAATTAAATTTTAGAAGAATTTTTAAATGAATTTTTGTCTTGTTTTTTATAGCATTTAATATATATGCAATTGTTCAGGTTTCTTCGTTTTCTACATATCCAAATCATATTAAAAATTTCTGACAGCATTTTTTTAGCTTCAAAAAAGAAGTATTTTCAAGCAACAAAGAAGATAATCCATTTTATTGAATTTTAATTTTAATCTATCAGTGTGTGTTGTCAATCACAATAATAGCAATAGTTTCTTTGTGCTTCTCAATCTTAGGAAATGAAAAATTAAATAGATGAGTTCAATGAGTTCCACTTCGTTTTTTAAACACATTATTTAGAATAATTCCAACAATAATTTTTATTTATTTATTTTCGATATTTTGAATAGGAACAAACATTTTTTTACTCACTGCAATAATAACAGCTCTACACAAATCAACAAGTTTAGTAAAGCAATTAAACGAAAGCATTAATTCTATAAATTGAGAAATATACAAAACTTTGGAAATACAAGGAAAAAGTAAATTTCAAAGAATAATCAAATTTGTAATTCCCTCCATTAAGAAAGACTTTTATTCATTTTTACTATTTTACTTTGAAAATCAAGTCCAAACACTTATTTTATTAGGTTCAGTTGGAGGTTCTTTATTGGGTTCCAAAATTAGTATTGTCGGACAAGCCGGAGAAAGAACTGAAGATATTGCACAGCTTTTTACCTATTCTTGAGTCAGTTGAATATTTATAGCAATAATACAGTTTTTACAATTTTACTTTAATTTAAAAGTTCAAAATAAAAAATTAGTCGAATATTATTTCAGAAAAATATTTAATAATATCAAAACGAAATTAACTTAA
- the hinT gene encoding histidine triad protein HinT — protein MKTWQEELFLKIIKREEPATILYEDDKVIAFLDKYAHTKGHFLVVPKVYSRNLYTITDADLSYLILKAREFALKEVQKLGATGFKLLINNEPDAEQSIFHTHVHIIPYYKK, from the coding sequence ATGAAAACTTGACAAGAAGAATTATTTTTAAAAATTATTAAAAGAGAAGAACCAGCAACTATTTTGTATGAAGATGATAAAGTAATAGCATTTTTAGATAAATACGCACATACAAAAGGACATTTTTTAGTAGTACCAAAAGTTTATTCTAGAAATTTATACACAATTACCGACGCAGATTTATCATACTTAATTCTAAAAGCTAGAGAATTTGCTTTAAAAGAAGTACAAAAACTAGGTGCCACAGGCTTTAAATTACTTATCAACAATGAACCTGACGCTGAACAGTCAATTTTCCACACTCACGTTCACATTATTCCTTACTATAAAAAATAA
- a CDS encoding Hsp33 family molecular chaperone HslO → MNKSYTQIAIKNNFRVFLSDFTEVAQNIIKVQNTRQIPSIILASAVALFGPLLVVLNPKNDKTTTLIKTDTIDSLIIDSNSNQTIRAMFKYNEFASEIKDFSKINYLDLLQKSITKNGFIKIVSTKQEQNYGGQVDLQSGDLISDLAFYFYLSEQVHSVAKLYLKIDKSGNILQAQSVIFQLLPQHSENDIAWLETFLKENPFEILGLESFSSKLDIEVLDTKFWKYKCGCSREKTKNLLKVLSREDIEKILQKQRKIELICQFCRRKFLFTKQDWELENTVQTISCVESFTGGGFTAKIVSTPGASKYFKGGLITYTNEIKQKLNIDTSNGVVNKKTALEMAKKGKKFFNTTFCVSFTGNAGPTAEVGTKVGQVFIAINDKVWEQNFKGSRKQVTEKSIKFALSKLKKIVNFTL, encoded by the coding sequence ATGAATAAATCATATACACAAATTGCCATTAAAAATAACTTTAGAGTATTTTTATCAGATTTTACTGAAGTGGCACAAAATATCATTAAAGTGCAAAATACTAGACAAATTCCTTCTATTATTTTAGCTAGCGCTGTAGCTTTATTTGGTCCACTTTTAGTTGTTTTAAATCCTAAAAATGACAAAACTACTACTTTAATTAAAACAGATACAATTGATTCTTTAATAATTGATTCAAATTCAAATCAAACTATTAGAGCAATGTTTAAATACAATGAATTTGCTTCAGAAATCAAGGATTTTTCAAAAATTAATTATCTGGATTTGCTTCAAAAATCTATAACTAAAAACGGATTTATAAAAATAGTAAGCACAAAACAAGAACAAAATTATGGTGGACAAGTAGATTTACAAAGTGGTGATCTTATTTCAGATTTAGCTTTTTATTTTTATTTATCTGAGCAAGTTCATTCTGTGGCTAAGCTTTATTTAAAAATCGACAAAAGTGGTAATATTTTACAAGCTCAATCTGTAATTTTTCAATTACTACCACAACACAGTGAAAATGATATTGCTTGATTAGAAACATTTTTAAAAGAAAATCCTTTTGAAATTTTAGGTTTAGAATCTTTTTCGTCCAAGCTGGATATCGAAGTATTAGACACTAAATTTTGAAAATACAAATGTGGTTGTTCAAGAGAAAAAACTAAAAATTTACTTAAAGTATTAAGTAGGGAAGATATAGAAAAAATCCTTCAAAAACAAAGAAAAATTGAACTTATTTGCCAATTTTGTAGAAGAAAATTTTTATTTACAAAACAAGATTGAGAACTTGAAAACACAGTTCAAACAATTTCATGTGTAGAATCATTTACAGGTGGAGGTTTTACCGCAAAAATAGTCTCAACTCCTGGTGCTTCAAAGTATTTTAAAGGTGGTTTAATAACTTACACAAATGAAATAAAACAAAAATTAAATATAGACACATCAAACGGGGTTGTAAACAAAAAAACAGCTTTAGAAATGGCAAAAAAAGGTAAAAAATTTTTTAATACTACATTTTGTGTTTCTTTCACAGGAAATGCAGGACCTACCGCTGAAGTTGGAACAAAAGTAGGTCAAGTTTTTATAGCTATTAATGATAAAGTTTGAGAACAGAATTTTAAAGGATCAAGAAAACAAGTTACAGAAAAATCAATTAAATTTGCTTTAAGTAAATTGAAAAAAATAGTAAATTTTACTTTATAA
- a CDS encoding ATP-binding cassette domain-containing protein — MKKPLNKLEINNLTFKNKNDNYIILKNLNLNLNSDKVLFLLGSSGQGKSSLLKTILKQTDIISGTILFNNQNIFQLNKKDWKSFLKEVSYLNQTTTSIPFETVFTNITRSIQEYKNVVFNLFNLATKSQKEEIISILKELNILDKIYHRVDSLSGGQQQRVEIAKLMIQKPKIILADEPTNFLDPETSKNIIELLIKMAKKFNSILIIVTHNTNLVEQFDSSILLIKNQEYHFYESNKQMNSTILEQVFKND, encoded by the coding sequence ATGAAAAAGCCATTAAATAAATTAGAAATCAATAACTTAACTTTTAAAAACAAAAATGATAATTATATTATTCTGAAAAATTTAAATTTAAACTTAAATTCAGATAAAGTTTTATTTTTGCTTGGTTCTTCTGGTCAAGGAAAAAGTTCTTTATTAAAAACAATTTTGAAGCAAACTGATATTATTTCAGGAACAATTTTATTCAATAATCAAAACATTTTTCAACTAAATAAAAAAGATTGAAAATCCTTCTTAAAAGAAGTAAGTTACTTGAATCAAACCACAACTTCGATTCCTTTTGAAACAGTTTTTACTAATATTACAAGGTCGATTCAAGAATACAAAAATGTAGTCTTTAATCTTTTCAACTTAGCTACAAAATCTCAAAAAGAAGAGATAATTTCAATATTAAAAGAACTAAATATTTTAGATAAAATTTATCACAGAGTAGATTCACTTTCAGGTGGTCAACAACAAAGAGTGGAAATTGCAAAATTAATGATACAAAAACCAAAAATTATTTTAGCTGATGAACCTACAAACTTTTTAGACCCTGAAACTTCGAAAAATATAATAGAATTATTGATAAAAATGGCAAAAAAATTTAACTCAATTTTGATTATAGTAACTCACAACACCAATCTTGTTGAACAGTTTGATTCTTCAATTTTGTTGATAAAAAATCAAGAATATCATTTTTATGAATCTAATAAACAAATGAATTCTACTATTTTAGAACAGGTTTTTAAAAATGATTAA